From the Oncorhynchus nerka isolate Pitt River linkage group LG20, Oner_Uvic_2.0, whole genome shotgun sequence genome, one window contains:
- the LOC115102246 gene encoding AMP deaminase 1-like: MPKVNMPETDEHMRAFAEEVFASETKGEGVRDEISLFEEQDDCPILKQEMAYHLQTEEDTEKRKKRLQKCRTMTLPQSMSDQARKVLAPVAEVLMDTPTYLEVPDFQRVAIIGDYASGVTMDDFELSCKGVYRALTIREKYMRLAYQRFPLTTSQYLRDIEGEPFKPEHSVQPVFTSPPKEGEDPFNTKCLPENLSWVARMKDGVIYVYKDAAEADQHKPIENMPAPHYETFIDDMNFLIALIAQGPTKTYSHRRLKFLMSKFNVHEMLNEMEEMKELKLNPHRDFYNCRKVDTHIHAAACMNQKHLLRFIKKSYRVDADRVVQHIKGKDVTMKELFANLNLHPYDLTVDSLDVHAGRQTFQRFDKFNAKYNPVGASELRDLYMKTENHIDGEYFARIIKEVASDLEDARYQYAEPRLSIYGCNPNEWTKLSGWFNKHRVFSPQLKWMIQVPRIYDIFRGRNFVPHFGKMLENIFMPIFQATIEPHANPELSIFLKHVTGFDSVDDESKHSGHMFCTKSPKPEEWDIVKNPSYSYYIYYMYANITMINQLRKARGMNTFQFRPHCGEAGAVTHLLASFMTADNISHGLNLKKSPVLQYLYFLAQIPIAMSPLSNNSLFLEYAKNPVLEFLKKGLVVSLSTDDPMQFHYTKEPLMEEYAIAAQVFKLSTCDMCEISRNSVLQSGLSNEEKTHFLGADYLKEGPEGNDIRKTNVAQIRMAYRYETLCYELNLIKEGLKTD, encoded by the exons TTCCTTGTTTGAAGAGCAAGATGACTGTCCCATCCTTAAACAGGAAATGGCCTACCACCTGCAGACTGAAGAAGACACTGAGAAACG TAAGAAGAGACTACAAAAGTGTCGCACCATGACTTTGCCTCAGTCCATGAGTGACCAGGCCAGGAAGGTGCTGGCACCTGTGGCGGAGGTGTTGATGGACACCCCAACCTACCTAGAAGTACCTGACTTCCAGAGAGTGGCCATCATTGGAGACTACGCCTCTGGG GTGACCATGGATGACTTTGAGCTTTCCTGTAAGGGTGTGTACCGTGCTCTGACCATCAGAGAGAAGTACATGAGGCTGGCCTACCAGCGCTTCCCCCTCACCACATCCCAGTACCTGAGGGACATTGAGGGAGAGCCCTTTAAGCCTGAACACTCCGTGCAACCAG TCTTCACATCCCCACCCAAGGAGGGCGAGGACCCCTTCAACACCAAGTGCCTGCCCGAAAACCTGAGCTGGGTAGCGCGTATGAAGGACGGTGTCATCTACGTGTACAAAGACGCAGCAGAGGCCGACCAACACAAACCCATCGAGAACATGCCCGCCCCCCACTACGAAACCTTCATCGACGACATGAACTTCCTCATTGCTCTGATTGCACAGGGCCCAAC TAAGACATACAGTCACCGTCGTCTGAAGTTCCTCATGTCCAAGTTCAACGTGCATGAGATGCTGAACGAGATGGAGGAGATGAAGGAGCTGAAGCTGAACCCCCATAGGGACTTCTACAACTGCAGGAAG GTAGACACCCACATCCATGCAGCTGCCTGCATGAACCAGAAGCACCTCCTGCGCTTCATCAAGAAGTCATACAGGGTGGACGCTGACCGTGTAGTGCAACATATTAAGGGCAAAGATGTGACCATGAAGGAACTGTTTGCCAACCTCAACCTACACCCCTATGATCTCACTGTCGATTCCCTGGATGTGCACGCT GGCAGACAAACCTTTCAGCGTTTTGACAAGTTCAATGCCAAGTACAACCCTGTGGGAGCCAGTGAGCTGCGTGACCTGTACATGAAAACAGAGAACCACATCGACGGAGAGTACTTTGCCAGGATCATTAAG GAAGTGGCATCTGACCTGGAGGATGCCAGGTACCAATATGCTGAGCCCCGTCTTTCCATCTATGGCTGTAATCCTAACGAGTGGACCAAGCTCTCCGGCTGGTTCAACAAGCATAGAGTCTTCTCCCCTCAACTCAAGTGGATGATTCAAGTGCCCAGGATCTA TGACATCTTTAGAGGCAGGAACTTTGTGCCCCACTTTGGAAAGATGCTGGAGAACATCTTCATGCCTATTTTCCAGGCCACCATCGAACCCCACGCCAACCCTGAGCTCAGCATCTTCCTCAAGCAT GTGACAGGTTTCGACAGTGTGGATGACGAGTCCAAGCACAGTGGTCACATGTTCTGCACCAAGAGCCCCAAGCCAGAGGAGTGGGACATTGTCAAGAACCCCTCCTACagctactacatctactacatgtATGCCAACATCACTATGATCAACCAGCTACGCAA AGCTAGGGGAATGAACACCTTCCAGTTCAGGCCCCACTGTGGAGAGGCTGGAGCCGTCACCCATCTGCTGGCCTCCTTCATGACCGCTGACAACATCTCTCATGGCCTCAATCTCAAGAAG AGCCCAGTGTTGCAGTACCTCTACTTCCTGGCCCAGATTCCCATTGCCATGTCTCCACTCAGCAACAACAGTCTCTTCCTGGAGTATGCCAAGAATCCTGTTCTGGAGTTCCTCAAGAAGGGCCTGGTCGTCTCCCTGTCCACTGATGACCCTATGCAGTTCCACTACACCAAG GAGCCCCTGATGGAGGAGTACGCCATTGCAGCCCAGGTGTTCAAGCTCAGCACCTGTGACATGTGTGAGATCTCCAGGAATAGTGTGCTGCAGAGTGGCCTGTCTAATGAG GAGAAGACTCACTTTCTGGGTGCCGACTATCTGAAGGAGGGCCCTGAGGGCAACGACATCCGCAAGACCAATGTGGCCCAGATCCGTATGGCCTATCGCTACGAGACACTGTGCTATGAGCTCAACCTCATCAAGGAGGGTCTGAAGACTGACTGA